The following proteins come from a genomic window of Miscanthus floridulus cultivar M001 chromosome 2, ASM1932011v1, whole genome shotgun sequence:
- the LOC136538951 gene encoding uncharacterized protein isoform X1 — protein sequence MLGAGLRTRRERRLRRPTSGGFRILLPREIAALSSRHPASSDLIMKAHSTSSSTRRRRCLAPLARQLRPAEQMEAVQREATVLCSTSPSSSLPSLSPRVPHRSQRQGRRPRSLLDQSPFSFQPHVCAFSFDLCFSNFLYRNMQARHSIKIPLLDTTADLRIQLQMIQKICNARHTSFLSECLLEKNLILHWSQLQLGGTSCWRRRRQPTLETTHPSFPELDFVARASG from the exons ATGCTCGGTGCTGGCCTACGGACTCGACGCGAGAGGCGGCTCCGGCGACCCACGAGCGGCGGCTTCCGCATTCTTCTTCCTCGTGAGATCGCTGCGCTCAGTTCCAGGCATCCAGCTTCGTCAGATCTAATCATGAAGGCACACAGTACTAGCAGCTCCACGAGACGGCGCCGGTGTCTCGCGCCCTTGGCGAGGCAGCTACGGCCGGCGGAGCAGATGGAGGCGGTGCAACGCGAAGCGACGGTTCTCTGCTCCACCTCGCCTTCAAGCTCCCTCCCTAGCTTGAGCCCGCGCGTGCCGCACCGCTCCCAACGACAAGGAAGACGACCCAG GAGTTTATTGGATCAATCCCCATTCAGTTTTCAACCACATGTTTGTGCGTTCTCCTTCGATCTGTGCTTTTCCAACTTCCTCTATCGGAACATGCAGGCAAGGCACTCGATTAAAATTCCCCTCCTGGATACAACAGCAGATTTAAG AATACAGTTGCAGATGATACAAAAGATCTGCAATGCAAG GCACACATCCTTCCTTTCAGAATGCCTGTTGGAAAAAAATTTGATCTTGCATTGGTCGCAATTACAACTTGGCGG GACAAGttgctggaggaggaggaggcagccgACACTGGAGACGACACATCCTTCTTTTCCAGAGCTAGACTTCGTTGCTAGGGCCAGTGGCTAA
- the LOC136538951 gene encoding uncharacterized protein isoform X2 — protein sequence MRGNRDSNPGPSGHRRMQNTVADDTKDLQCKAHILPFRMPVGKKFDLALVAITTWRDKLLEEEEAADTGDDTSFFSRARLRC from the exons atgcgaggaaaccgcgactcgaacccgggaccttccggtcacaggcg TATGCAGAATACAGTTGCAGATGATACAAAAGATCTGCAATGCAAG GCACACATCCTTCCTTTCAGAATGCCTGTTGGAAAAAAATTTGATCTTGCATTGGTCGCAATTACAACTTGGCGG GACAAGttgctggaggaggaggaggcagccgACACTGGAGACGACACATCCTTCTTTTCCAGAGCTAGACTTCGTTGCTAG
- the LOC136525141 gene encoding UDP-xylose transporter 1-like produces the protein MSDGAGSRTGVAGALGLSVTSSVAIVICNKYLISTLGFFFATTLTSWHLMVTFFTLYVAQRLHFFEPKPIDARTVISFGLLNGISIGLLNLCLGFNSVGFYQMTKLAIIPFTIVLETIFLNKKFSQTIKASLMVLLLGVGIASVTDLQLNLLGSIIAVLTIAATCVGQILTNQIQRRLKVSSTQLLYQSSPYQSAVLLVTGPFVDKLLTKRDVFAFGYTTQVVAFILLSCSIAVCVNFSTFLVIGTTSPVTYQVLGHLKTCLVLSFGYIILKDPFSARNVVGILIAIFGMGLYSYYSVVESRKKTEATSSLPVAAQMSEKDSAPLLGAKSSPRSDNKGEETFDYMPRTAKSAFTGR, from the exons ATGTCGGACGGCGCGGGCTCCCGGACGGGCGTCGCTGGCGCGCTGGGCCTCTCGGTCACCTCGTCGGTGGCcatcgtcatctgcaacaagtacCTCATCAGCACTCTCGGCTTCTTCTTCG CGACGACGCTGACGAGCTGGCACCTCATGGTGACCTTCTTCACGCTGTACGTTGCCCAGCGGCTGCACTTCTTTGAGCCAAAGCCAATTGACGCGCGAACCGTCATCTCCTTCGGCCTGCTCAATGGCATCTCCATTGGCCTCCTCAATCTCTGCCTCGGATTCAACTCTGTTGGCTTCTACCAG ATGACCAAGCTGGCCATCATACCCTTCACCATAGTCTTGGAAACCATCTTTCTGAACAAGAAGTTCAG TCAGACCATCAAGGCCTCCCTCATGGTCCTGCTCCTGGGAGTCGGCATCGCATCGGTCACGGATCTCCAGCTCAATCTCCTCGGCTCCATCATCGCCGTGCTCACCATCGCTGCGACATGCGTCGGGCAGATT CTGACCAACCAAATCCAGAGGAGGCTGAAGGTTTCCTCGACGCAGCTGCTGTACCAGTCGTCGCCGTACCAGTCTGCGGTGCTGCTCGTCACTGGGCCGTTCGTGGACAAGCTCCTCACGAAGCGTGACGTGTTCGCGTTCGGCTACACCACCCAAGTCGTA GCGTTCATCCTGCTGTCGTGCTCGATCGCGGTGTGCGTCAACTTCAGCACTTTCCTGGTGATCGGCACGACGTCGCCCGTGACGTACCAGGTGCTGGGCCACCTCAAGACGTGCCTGGTGCTCTCCTTCGGCTACATCATCCTCAAGGACCCCTTCAGCGCCCGCAACGTGGTGGGCATCCTCATCGCCATCTTCGGCATGGGCCTCTACTCCTATTACTCCGTCGTCGAAAGCAGGAAGAAGACCGAGGCCACCAGCTCGCTGCCGGTCGCCGCACAG ATGAGCGAGAAGGACTCGGCGCCACTCCTCGGCGCCAAGAGCTCGCCACGGTCAGACAACAAGGGCGAGGAGACCTTCGACTACATGCCGAGGACGGCGAAGAGCGCGTTCACCGGCCGGTGA